Proteins from one Romboutsia sp. CE17 genomic window:
- the spoVG gene encoding septation regulator SpoVG: MNITDVRVRKITDEGKMKCIVSITFDNLFVVHDIKVIEGHNGLFIAMPSRKVGEGNFRDIAHPINAEMRQVLEDAVLKAYHEAVAQLEVAAE, from the coding sequence ATGAACATTACTGACGTAAGAGTAAGAAAAATAACAGATGAAGGGAAAATGAAATGTATAGTTTCTATTACTTTCGATAATCTATTTGTTGTTCATGATATAAAGGTTATCGAAGGACATAATGGGCTATTCATAGCAATGCCAAGTAGAAAAGTAGGGGAAGGAAACTTCAGAGATATAGCTCATCCAATAAATGCTGAGATGAGACAAGTTTTAGAAGATGCAGTATTAAAAGCTTACCACGAAGCAGTTGCTCAATTAGAAGTAGCAGCAGAATAA
- the murC gene encoding UDP-N-acetylmuramate--L-alanine ligase has protein sequence MNIHFIGIGGISMSALAEICLNKGYTVSGSDMNDSYLLDNLRSQGANIYIGQKRENISDNIDMVVYTAAIHPDNQELVAAKEKNILTMDRAAFLGQVMREYKNSIAVSGTHGKTSTTSMLSTIFEYAKLDPTILVGGNLSVIGGNVKIGSSDHFITEACEYVDSFLNFNPKISIVLNIEEDHLDYFSGLNEIKASFNKFGKLLPADGYFIINGDDNNTIDILHEVKATTIKYGTNTSNDAVIKNISFNDNGYGIFELEYKGNDLGRFELSVPGLHNIYNATAAIMTAYVSNLELEVIRKNISLYKGVGRRFETKGYYKDVLVIDDYAHHPTELKATLSAANKLKKSKLWCVFQPHTYTRTKSLLDSFAEAFYSADKVIITDIYAAREDDPGDIHAKDLVEKLYQNNVDVTYISKFEDIAQYLRENTESNDLVITAGAGPIFQVAEMLVEK, from the coding sequence ATGAATATACACTTTATTGGAATCGGTGGCATAAGTATGAGTGCTTTAGCAGAAATATGCCTTAACAAAGGATATACAGTATCAGGGTCTGATATGAATGACTCTTATCTTCTAGATAACCTTAGAAGTCAAGGAGCTAACATATATATTGGCCAAAAAAGAGAAAATATATCTGATAACATAGACATGGTTGTTTATACTGCAGCTATACATCCTGATAATCAAGAGTTAGTAGCTGCTAAAGAAAAGAATATACTTACTATGGATAGAGCTGCTTTTCTAGGACAGGTAATGAGAGAGTATAAAAACTCGATTGCAGTTTCTGGTACTCATGGTAAAACATCTACAACATCTATGCTATCTACAATTTTTGAATATGCTAAATTAGATCCTACTATTTTAGTTGGCGGAAATCTAAGTGTGATTGGCGGTAACGTTAAAATAGGTTCATCAGACCATTTTATAACAGAAGCTTGTGAGTATGTTGATAGTTTTCTTAACTTCAATCCTAAAATTTCTATAGTATTAAACATAGAAGAAGATCATCTTGACTACTTCTCTGGTTTAAATGAAATAAAAGCTTCTTTTAACAAATTTGGTAAACTTTTACCAGCTGATGGTTATTTTATAATAAACGGTGATGACAATAATACTATTGACATTTTACATGAAGTTAAAGCAACTACTATAAAATATGGTACAAATACATCAAATGATGCAGTTATAAAAAATATAAGCTTTAATGATAATGGATATGGTATATTCGAATTAGAATACAAAGGCAATGATTTAGGCAGATTTGAATTATCTGTTCCTGGTCTTCACAACATTTACAATGCTACAGCAGCTATAATGACTGCTTATGTTTCTAATCTTGAATTAGAAGTAATAAGAAAAAACATCTCTCTTTATAAAGGTGTCGGTAGAAGATTTGAAACTAAAGGTTATTATAAAGATGTTTTAGTAATAGATGATTATGCTCATCATCCAACTGAGTTAAAAGCTACATTATCTGCTGCTAATAAATTAAAGAAATCTAAATTATGGTGTGTATTCCAACCTCACACTTACACTCGAACAAAATCATTATTAGATAGTTTTGCTGAAGCTTTCTATTCTGCTGATAAGGTGATAATAACTGATATATATGCAGCTAGAGAAGATGATCCAGGTGATATACATGCTAAAGATTTAGTTGAAAAACTTTATCAAAATAATGTAGATGTTACCTATATAAGCAAATTTGAAGATATAGCTCAGTATCTTCGCGAAAATACAGAATCTAATGATTTAGTAATTACTGCTGGTGCTGGACCTATATTCCAAGTAGCAGAAATGCTTGTTGAAAAATAA
- the purR gene encoding pur operon repressor: protein MKFKRTERIGAIVKILSDNPNKIYTLSYFTEKFNAAKSTISEDLLVVKNVFEKLELGKVLTISGAAGGVKYIPKTSKSENEEFLMDLCKKISDPSRLLSGGFLYLIDLIYDPNIASKIGKIFASNIDYSEADYVVTMETKGIPMALMTAKAMNLPLVIIRKDIKVSEGPTLSMTYVSGKSKVESMSLPRKALKQGSKVILIDDFMRGGGTIKGMMNLMNEFGAEVIGSGVFISTTTPEEKMVSDYISLIQLDVDGENIIVEPNLKTFKDEYRNINIEEIEELEDTVEESENLFEEE, encoded by the coding sequence ATGAAGTTTAAGAGAACGGAAAGAATTGGAGCTATAGTTAAAATACTATCAGACAATCCAAATAAAATATATACATTAAGTTATTTTACAGAAAAATTTAATGCTGCAAAATCAACAATAAGTGAAGATTTATTAGTTGTTAAAAATGTTTTTGAAAAGTTAGAGTTAGGAAAGGTTTTAACTATTTCTGGGGCTGCAGGAGGAGTTAAGTATATACCTAAGACTTCTAAATCAGAAAATGAAGAATTTTTAATGGATTTATGTAAAAAAATAAGTGATCCATCTAGATTACTTTCTGGAGGTTTTTTATACTTAATAGATTTAATATACGATCCAAATATAGCATCAAAAATAGGGAAAATATTTGCATCTAATATAGATTACTCAGAAGCTGATTATGTAGTAACAATGGAAACAAAGGGTATACCTATGGCTCTTATGACAGCTAAAGCAATGAATTTACCACTAGTTATAATAAGAAAGGACATAAAAGTATCAGAAGGTCCTACTTTAAGTATGACATATGTAAGTGGAAAGTCTAAAGTTGAAAGTATGAGTTTACCAAGAAAAGCTCTTAAGCAAGGAAGTAAGGTTATTTTAATAGATGACTTTATGAGAGGTGGAGGAACTATAAAAGGTATGATGAACCTTATGAATGAATTTGGGGCAGAAGTCATAGGGTCTGGAGTATTTATCTCAACAACTACACCAGAAGAAAAAATGGTATCAGATTATATATCATTAATACAACTAGATGTAGATGGTGAGAACATAATTGTAGAGCCAAATTTAAAGACTTTCAAAGATGAATATAGAAATATTAATATAGAAGAAATTGAGGAATTAGAAGATACTGTTGAAGAAAGTGAAAATTTATTTGAGGAAGAATAA
- a CDS encoding M20/M25/M40 family metallo-hydrolase, translating to MTNNKRLIDEFLELVQIDSPTSKEGTIAKVLVKKLEEIGLSVEIDDAGEKTGGETGNVIAKMKGTKKGKKLLFSSHMDTVSPGVGVKPIVDEEAGIIKSDGTTVLGSDDKAGIAAILEGLRYIKENNIEHSDITVVFSIWEEGGLFGAKSLDYSKLDVDYGFVLDSGGSPGEIIVKAPGQDRIEVKIMGRPAHAGLQPEEGISSIMVASRAIENMKLLRIDEETTANIGIVKGGVATNIVMPEIEVIAEARSLDEAKLDAQTNHMIETFEKAAKEFGAQIEVKVERMYSPLNIDDNDDIVVFTKKAFANLNIEGKTASTGGGSDTNVLNKNGIKAVNLGIGMKKAHTLEEYIAIEDIINSAKTVIEIIKEA from the coding sequence ATGACAAATAATAAAAGACTTATAGATGAATTTCTTGAATTAGTTCAAATAGATAGCCCAACTTCTAAAGAAGGAACTATAGCTAAAGTATTAGTTAAGAAATTAGAAGAAATAGGATTATCTGTAGAGATAGATGATGCAGGGGAAAAAACTGGCGGTGAAACAGGAAATGTTATAGCTAAAATGAAGGGGACTAAAAAAGGAAAAAAATTATTATTCAGTTCACATATGGATACAGTTAGCCCAGGTGTAGGAGTAAAACCTATAGTAGATGAAGAAGCTGGAATAATAAAAAGTGATGGAACTACGGTATTAGGTTCAGATGATAAGGCAGGAATAGCAGCTATTTTAGAAGGATTAAGATATATAAAAGAAAATAATATAGAACACTCAGATATAACAGTAGTATTCTCAATATGGGAAGAAGGCGGATTATTTGGAGCCAAATCTTTAGATTACTCGAAGTTAGATGTAGACTATGGATTTGTACTAGATAGTGGAGGTTCTCCAGGAGAAATAATAGTAAAAGCGCCAGGTCAAGATAGAATAGAAGTAAAGATAATGGGAAGACCAGCTCATGCAGGGCTTCAGCCTGAAGAAGGAATAAGTTCAATAATGGTAGCTTCAAGAGCTATAGAAAATATGAAGCTATTAAGAATAGATGAAGAAACTACAGCTAATATAGGTATAGTAAAAGGTGGAGTTGCTACAAATATAGTTATGCCAGAAATAGAGGTAATAGCGGAAGCTAGAAGCTTGGATGAGGCAAAACTAGATGCACAAACTAATCATATGATAGAAACTTTTGAAAAAGCAGCGAAGGAATTTGGAGCACAAATAGAAGTAAAAGTTGAAAGAATGTACTCTCCTCTTAACATAGATGACAATGATGATATTGTTGTATTTACTAAAAAAGCATTTGCTAATCTAAATATAGAAGGAAAAACGGCTTCTACAGGTGGAGGAAGTGACACAAATGTGTTAAATAAAAATGGTATAAAAGCTGTAAATCTTGGTATAGGAATGAAGAAGGCTCATACCTTAGAAGAATATATAGCAATAGAGGATATAATAAATTCTGCAAAAACAGTTATAGAAATAATTAAAGAAGCATAA